In one window of Ruminococcus albus AD2013 DNA:
- a CDS encoding Ig-like domain-containing protein, translating to METKKSNIIYTLFLLITFPLFFFMLSYPAIRTKANDSKSKFYNESIELGAYMIKVSDAAYLEDKSELDFMLSVIKKSGKTEEVKPEIESVYYYYKGGKYKDVTSNMTIDQLSDISSLAKISDAESEFSYIGIAISYKENDRYAEDKVDEFGDTIKGELIEGKTYKVVICIDKRDIEFMDSKDYDPKGKDLSSQESDDTSSEYDDDSSKPEYTSITTTTTKPMLVPDSRQITTTSRISESSSSSSKKDNSSSAASHNNSVGNGNVGGYSGGYSGGGYSGGGNNYNDYEEPPREEETTTTKQVTTSVTTTATTPQPTVTTTPAPVTRAIIHVDGIKLETDYAANNVTLKIGEKHKIKAVISPDNADDKSVKWESNREDIAVIDADGEIKAVGKGKAIITATTNDGGLKASCMVTVS from the coding sequence ATGGAAACAAAAAAAAGCAATATAATATATACCTTATTCTTACTCATAACATTTCCACTATTTTTCTTTATGCTGAGTTATCCAGCTATACGAACAAAGGCTAATGACAGTAAAAGTAAGTTCTATAATGAAAGCATTGAATTGGGTGCCTACATGATTAAGGTATCCGATGCGGCATATCTTGAAGATAAATCAGAACTTGATTTTATGCTATCTGTAATAAAAAAATCAGGCAAAACTGAAGAAGTAAAGCCTGAGATAGAGTCAGTATACTATTATTATAAAGGCGGCAAATACAAAGATGTAACATCGAATATGACCATAGATCAGCTGAGTGATATATCATCACTTGCTAAAATAAGCGATGCTGAAAGTGAGTTTTCTTATATCGGTATTGCTATCTCCTATAAAGAGAATGACCGCTATGCCGAGGATAAAGTCGATGAATTCGGTGATACGATCAAGGGTGAACTGATCGAAGGCAAAACATATAAGGTGGTCATTTGTATTGATAAGCGCGATATAGAATTCATGGATTCCAAGGACTACGATCCCAAAGGAAAGGATCTATCATCGCAAGAAAGTGATGATACGAGCAGCGAATATGATGATGATTCCTCAAAGCCTGAGTATACTTCTATAACAACAACTACAACAAAACCTATGCTTGTGCCGGACAGTCGTCAAATCACAACAACTAGCCGAATTTCTGAAAGCTCATCATCTTCTTCAAAAAAAGATAATAGTTCCTCCGCTGCTAGTCATAATAATTCAGTAGGAAACGGAAACGTCGGAGGTTATTCAGGTGGGTATTCCGGTGGCGGATATTCAGGCGGAGGTAATAATTACAACGACTATGAAGAACCTCCGAGAGAAGAAGAAACAACGACCACTAAGCAAGTTACAACATCAGTAACAACTACAGCAACAACACCTCAGCCAACCGTTACAACAACACCTGCGCCTGTCACAAGAGCTATTATTCATGTGGACGGTATCAAGCTTGAAACAGACTATGCTGCCAATAATGTTACTCTTAAAATCGGTGAAAAACATAAAATCAAGGCTGTAATATCACCAGATAATGCAGATGACAAGTCAGTAAAATGGGAGAGTAACCGTGAAGATATTGCTGTTATCGATGCAGACGGAGAGATAAAAGCAGTCGGAAAAGGTAAGGCTATAATCACCGCAACGACAAATGACGGCGGTCTGAAAGCAAGCTGTATGGTCACTGTATCATAG
- the mobL gene encoding relaxase MobL — protein MATPAVVFKIQFLYNWYIRSDTQSNSNTKYVKGDFTDYLERPSAFLPKLHSKEQEYKDFLDYMKNDEKSKGAFDTEHDLLTHEQLNDYRTQEVTARENGCPKYSGVISFNNEFLRNNGILVGSNIDYIKLKNVARNGINKMIDKSDKLSADNINWIGAIHENTDNIHIHFAMYPLERTTRRNHKDKNQNCIEQDAIKTLKSTIANGIINQTHTPEITRIKREILFPQLSDAMGGAEKMLLELADKFPSNIAMQYGNHRMKPFQREIDKCVDEIIGSDPELKKSFDLYVSSLGMMDRQYQDFYGDESQALTYSEHQMEDFYNRAGNILLKHIKEMKNGEYPDTGSDELIKRLSDKGVSGREEKKDIDELRDYLLSNNKYISNYNIANKALGLIKDDDDIKRLESVADISDTAAFTLGMYYKDKDKKLSEKYMLMSANNNDRDSQYQLGKLYLADDDIKQGAEWMRRSADNGHAYAQYAYGIMMLKNNSPEEGLYYLNNSYKNGNKIAHKVAQSYKKKLESEETTQNTANVSTQKPVKTNRGKSINRTKKAPMLRRSVAASTYNANMCWSQLRSIMAEYDAHIKQLQREFDYENQISNDDYLEYTPYY, from the coding sequence ATGGCTACACCCGCCGTTGTATTCAAAATACAATTCCTTTACAACTGGTACATCCGATCTGATACACAAAGTAACAGCAATACCAAATATGTTAAAGGTGATTTTACTGACTACCTGGAACGACCATCTGCATTTCTTCCTAAACTGCATAGTAAGGAGCAAGAATACAAAGACTTTCTCGACTATATGAAGAACGATGAAAAATCGAAAGGCGCATTTGATACTGAACACGATCTGCTCACGCACGAACAGCTAAACGATTATAGGACACAGGAAGTGACAGCTCGTGAAAATGGTTGTCCCAAATATAGTGGGGTAATTTCATTTAACAATGAGTTTCTGCGTAACAATGGTATTCTTGTTGGAAGTAACATTGACTATATTAAGCTGAAAAATGTCGCACGTAATGGTATCAATAAGATGATCGACAAGTCAGACAAGCTTTCCGCTGATAACATCAACTGGATAGGTGCGATACATGAAAACACAGATAATATCCACATACATTTTGCTATGTATCCGCTGGAAAGAACTACACGCAGGAATCACAAAGATAAAAATCAGAACTGCATAGAACAGGATGCTATCAAAACATTAAAGTCAACGATAGCAAACGGCATAATCAATCAGACACATACACCAGAGATCACACGTATCAAACGTGAGATACTTTTTCCTCAGCTGTCCGATGCTATGGGAGGTGCCGAAAAGATGCTGCTTGAATTGGCGGATAAATTTCCGTCGAACATCGCAATGCAGTATGGTAATCATCGCATGAAACCTTTCCAGCGCGAGATCGACAAGTGTGTTGATGAGATAATCGGCTCGGATCCTGAACTAAAAAAGTCATTTGATTTGTATGTGTCGTCATTAGGTATGATGGATAGGCAGTATCAGGATTTTTATGGTGACGAATCGCAGGCGCTTACTTATTCGGAACATCAGATGGAGGACTTCTATAATCGTGCCGGAAACATTCTGCTAAAACACATTAAGGAAATGAAAAACGGTGAATATCCTGATACCGGGTCCGATGAACTTATAAAACGGTTGAGCGATAAGGGTGTATCCGGGAGAGAAGAAAAAAAGGATATTGATGAACTTCGGGATTATCTGCTCAGTAATAACAAATACATCAGCAACTATAATATTGCGAACAAAGCGCTCGGTCTTATCAAAGACGATGATGACATCAAACGACTTGAAAGTGTTGCCGATATTTCTGACACAGCTGCATTTACACTTGGTATGTACTACAAGGATAAAGACAAAAAACTATCAGAAAAATATATGCTTATGTCGGCAAACAATAATGACCGTGATTCTCAGTATCAGCTGGGCAAACTTTATCTGGCTGACGATGATATAAAGCAAGGTGCAGAATGGATGCGGCGCTCTGCCGATAACGGTCACGCTTATGCACAATATGCTTACGGAATAATGATGCTAAAAAACAATAGTCCCGAAGAGGGGTTATATTATCTTAATAACTCATACAAAAACGGAAACAAGATCGCGCATAAGGTGGCGCAGTCATATAAGAAAAAGCTAGAAAGCGAAGAAACAACTCAAAACACCGCAAACGTATCTACTCAAAAGCCTGTAAAAACCAACCGCGGTAAAAGCATAAATAGAACAAAAAAAGCACCGATGCTGCGTCGATCAGTAGCTGCATCTACTTATAATGCCAATATGTGCTGGTCACAGCTTAGAAGTATAATGGCTGAATATGATGCACATATAAAGCAACTTCAACGTGAATTCGACTATGAGAATCAGATCAGCAATGATGATTATCTTGAATACACTCCATACTATTAA
- a CDS encoding VirD4-like conjugal transfer protein, CD1115 family produces MVLLITFATAFYITFKLDVKWHVTHDNKEIKGKDRFLKEKELKKLFYSFPANDMKSAEKSGIILAYENGRYYIDCETIHSLIIGTTRSGKGQTFVLPMIRHIALSKLKHSMVLNDPKGELLENTYKLLKDNGYNVVVLNLRDTKKSSLWNPLQVIIDEYKRCRKENDDLSICITMIDSVADTFTHNDKSDPIWPESAKALLKAMILYLLEKGYDNNCIENVSMYSVYQMFIDFGAQNERREKREVNALDELFQELQRKDPQNPAVAAYAVSRFSSGEMRSSIFSTLASNINIFGSDQGIAKLTSGNQINFYELVDPEKPMAVFMVVPDDNPARWVISSLFVNQCYNTLVSLSAKCAGQKLPQRVHFILDEFGNMVRIPDMDSKITVGAGRNLLFNMFIQDLNQLDTKYGDAAKTIRSNCGNMIYINSMDNDTNEYFSKILGTTTIEYTTYSGKLSEFVEHQNLVVEGRALMTASELSTMPFGSAITKRQRMYPIKTKFEPFYRLKIKITTQEDIAKDCNLIDMPLSDTIFDMELLWKPLFTPIIDPKTRRPVMVNDENGFAQPVTNWNDVRKSFEARKKVKLEKNVRTDFANNSVNESVALKSTLQVIIKKLDELSGGQFTNEYKNNNLSEVEKIIKMAIGRGNLDMTEREEIRKYIDNSHNVY; encoded by the coding sequence ATGGTTTTACTAATAACCTTTGCAACTGCTTTTTATATCACTTTCAAGCTCGATGTCAAGTGGCACGTAACGCATGACAACAAGGAGATCAAGGGTAAAGACCGATTTCTAAAAGAAAAAGAACTAAAAAAACTGTTCTATTCCTTCCCTGCTAATGATATGAAAAGTGCTGAGAAAAGCGGTATAATACTTGCATACGAAAACGGCAGATACTACATAGACTGCGAAACGATACACAGCCTTATAATCGGTACTACACGTTCCGGTAAAGGTCAGACATTCGTGCTGCCTATGATACGTCATATCGCTCTATCTAAACTAAAGCACAGCATGGTGCTAAACGATCCTAAAGGTGAGCTGCTGGAAAATACTTATAAACTACTAAAAGATAACGGATATAATGTAGTGGTGCTGAATCTGCGAGATACGAAAAAATCATCTTTATGGAATCCTTTGCAAGTAATCATAGACGAATACAAACGCTGTCGCAAAGAAAATGATGATCTATCCATTTGTATTACTATGATAGATTCTGTTGCTGACACATTCACTCATAATGATAAATCGGATCCTATCTGGCCCGAAAGCGCAAAAGCACTTCTAAAAGCCATGATACTATATCTTCTTGAAAAGGGATACGATAACAACTGCATCGAAAATGTATCAATGTACTCTGTATATCAGATGTTTATTGACTTCGGTGCCCAAAATGAACGCCGTGAAAAACGTGAAGTTAATGCTCTCGATGAACTCTTTCAAGAACTCCAGCGCAAGGATCCTCAGAATCCTGCCGTGGCTGCTTATGCGGTATCACGATTTTCGTCTGGCGAGATGCGTTCTTCTATTTTTTCAACTCTTGCATCTAATATCAATATTTTCGGCTCAGATCAGGGTATCGCTAAGCTCACCTCGGGTAATCAGATCAACTTCTATGAACTTGTTGATCCCGAAAAGCCTATGGCTGTATTTATGGTTGTTCCCGATGACAATCCTGCACGTTGGGTAATCAGTTCCCTGTTCGTGAATCAGTGCTATAATACACTGGTTTCACTTTCTGCAAAGTGTGCTGGTCAGAAACTCCCGCAGCGTGTGCATTTTATCCTGGATGAATTTGGTAACATGGTCAGAATTCCTGATATGGACAGTAAGATAACAGTCGGTGCAGGACGAAATCTGCTTTTTAATATGTTTATACAGGATCTTAATCAGCTTGACACAAAGTATGGTGATGCTGCCAAAACAATACGATCTAACTGCGGCAACATGATTTATATCAATTCTATGGACAATGATACAAATGAATACTTCTCAAAGATCCTCGGAACAACAACTATCGAATACACAACATACAGCGGTAAACTCAGCGAATTTGTAGAACATCAGAACCTTGTTGTTGAAGGACGTGCTCTCATGACTGCAAGTGAATTGTCAACGATGCCTTTCGGTTCAGCTATAACCAAAAGACAAAGAATGTACCCAATAAAAACCAAATTTGAGCCTTTCTACAGACTAAAGATCAAGATCACTACTCAGGAAGATATCGCAAAAGATTGTAACCTGATAGATATGCCCCTTTCTGATACTATTTTTGATATGGAATTACTATGGAAACCTCTTTTCACGCCTATAATAGACCCGAAAACAAGAAGACCGGTGATGGTAAATGATGAGAACGGTTTTGCGCAACCTGTGACCAACTGGAACGATGTTCGTAAATCATTTGAAGCACGTAAAAAAGTCAAGCTTGAAAAGAATGTCCGCACTGATTTTGCTAATAATTCTGTTAATGAAAGCGTTGCTCTCAAATCAACGTTGCAAGTCATCATTAAAAAGCTTGACGAACTGTCGGGAGGACAGTTCACTAACGAGTATAAAAACAATAATCTGAGCGAAGTCGAAAAAATAATAAAAATGGCTATCGGGCGCGGCAATCTGGATATGACAGAACGTGAAGAAATTCGTAAGTACATAGATAACTCTCACAATGTGTACTAA
- a CDS encoding helix-turn-helix domain-containing protein encodes MKIPNKLLELSRNELMVACRLYSIVNRHTKLTTNGYAVCIKQETIAASCGLSVATVKRVLKALSEKGVITHQYRQTRSNGCLGATHYDLQAFSFLADYFYMPNDVFKLGLSQKMFYAYALFCKLADSNKRSFFHSYNDLAEMMQLKRSEVIELVGALIKTRLIFRTRRRTKAGDHTDNLYFIVLRVKGRIKKKRAKEMRAPRTRLSHQSRYSQELAILDFNMIISHKNDFVKAFGKKCCNYFYDEGGG; translated from the coding sequence ATGAAAATACCAAATAAACTGCTGGAGCTGTCCCGTAACGAACTAATGGTAGCCTGCCGCCTGTACAGCATCGTTAACCGTCACACCAAGCTGACAACCAACGGATATGCAGTCTGCATCAAGCAGGAAACGATAGCAGCAAGCTGTGGGCTGTCTGTAGCGACCGTAAAGCGTGTTTTAAAGGCTTTGTCTGAGAAAGGGGTAATTACTCATCAATATCGTCAAACACGTTCTAACGGCTGTCTGGGTGCAACTCACTACGATTTGCAAGCCTTTTCTTTCCTCGCGGATTATTTCTATATGCCTAACGACGTTTTCAAGTTGGGTCTGTCACAGAAGATGTTCTATGCGTATGCGCTTTTCTGTAAGTTGGCTGACAGCAATAAAAGGTCCTTCTTCCATAGCTATAATGACCTTGCCGAGATGATGCAGCTTAAACGCAGTGAAGTCATAGAGCTTGTTGGTGCGTTGATAAAAACAAGGCTCATATTCCGAACTAGGCGCAGAACAAAGGCAGGCGATCACACAGATAATTTGTACTTCATTGTACTGAGGGTCAAGGGGCGAATAAAGAAAAAAAGGGCAAAAGAAATGAGAGCCCCTCGGACAAGGCTCTCACATCAATCACGATATAGTCAAGAACTTGCAATACTCGACTTCAACATGATAATATCACATAAAAATGATTTTGTCAAGGCTTTTGGGAAAAAATGCTGCAATTATTTTTACGATGAGGGTGGGGGCTGA
- a CDS encoding helix-turn-helix domain-containing protein: protein MRKITARDYLRIMRENYGTINYCAETCGFKASDLGNIEAGVENDIRVIANTFFLFSRRFGLNYYELMMMEAKFQLGDEPPKTKPKANVSFAELLKKTRTQAGISQAKLADTICCTKFTVYTWECGDNIPDLEMLERICYALKVPADFFDAVYKAERFQPRTPRERKKKE, encoded by the coding sequence ATGAGGAAAATAACAGCTCGTGATTATCTGAGAATAATGCGTGAGAATTACGGCACGATCAATTACTGCGCAGAAACCTGTGGATTCAAGGCAAGTGACTTAGGGAATATTGAAGCCGGGGTTGAGAACGATATCCGCGTGATAGCGAACACGTTCTTTCTTTTCTCCCGGAGATTTGGATTGAACTACTATGAGCTCATGATGATGGAAGCTAAGTTTCAGCTAGGTGATGAACCACCCAAAACTAAACCTAAAGCAAATGTATCCTTTGCGGAACTGCTAAAGAAAACACGAACGCAGGCGGGTATATCACAAGCTAAGCTTGCTGATACTATCTGCTGCACTAAGTTCACTGTATACACATGGGAATGTGGTGACAACATACCTGATCTAGAGATGCTCGAACGTATCTGTTATGCATTGAAAGTTCCAGCCGATTTTTTTGATGCAGTATACAAGGCTGAACGATTTCAGCCAAGAACACCAAGAGAAAGGAAAAAGAAAGAATGA
- a CDS encoding type IA DNA topoisomerase: MKKLIICEKPSLAKNARDAIAHRENVQRVGNKDLYYYESSSYVITFCFGHLLTLGEPEKYVPEGETAVLPIIPANFRLFPNGKDCARQYSLIKKLMDMPEIDGIIHCGDADREGEIIVRNVLRVARNTKPVYRLWLPEQTESTILKALSSLESDSKYDDLANAGYARTFVDWLFGYNLSRYLMQKANVRKGWGVGRVIIPIVDTVYQRELEIRNFVSTPYFQLHGETEKDSIKVTVTDKEKYDTQEQAQMRLTELSSGVFRVGSIDTKKAVVTPPKMFSLDTLQGKLSKDLGMTLDKSMPIIQSLYDKKFITYPRADTEYFAEEEKADVFAVADKMNAVYSLDLEHKDTKKIFDSSKVESHSAIRPTLNFPTNESALSDDEQKVYNTIVKRFCAVFAPPCTVNRTVIVFTNGTHEFKIKGDTPLTPGFRRYEPHKKTDDNDEDNKTLPSFSPGELVSFSWVIDNKMTKAPPRYTIDSLNAYLKAPFAKSSSAQDNDDSPADDSELYEAVKKGMEIGTVATRTGLITKCVKTYKYIDIKQGKYYCTEKGEAFIRYLHQLNIDLFTERNIEFNMMIKSVELGKETMQHSIDKTADELRRIIAQDVTVCSAQKFTDSNSLGKCPFCGSDILDGNKNFYCSAYKSGCKFVIFKNTYCHFSFVKDGKEINYTKPMSLSKSNCKALLSSGSTTVSIEEKNGKGKYKIGVTFKPDNKHEFVGIERIREKKKEV; encoded by the coding sequence ATGAAAAAGCTTATAATATGCGAAAAACCGAGTTTAGCTAAGAATGCAAGAGATGCGATAGCACATCGTGAGAATGTTCAGCGTGTAGGCAACAAAGACTTGTATTATTATGAAAGCAGCAGCTACGTGATAACGTTCTGTTTCGGGCATCTGCTTACTCTCGGGGAGCCTGAAAAATATGTACCGGAGGGAGAAACTGCGGTTTTGCCTATAATACCTGCGAATTTCAGACTGTTCCCGAATGGCAAGGACTGTGCAAGGCAGTATTCGCTTATCAAGAAGCTGATGGATATGCCCGAGATCGACGGTATCATACACTGCGGTGATGCGGACCGTGAGGGTGAGATCATCGTGCGTAACGTGCTCCGCGTCGCTAGGAACACAAAGCCTGTGTATCGTCTGTGGCTACCGGAACAGACTGAAAGCACGATACTGAAAGCCCTTAGCTCGCTGGAAAGTGACAGCAAATACGATGATCTGGCTAACGCAGGCTATGCGAGAACATTCGTGGATTGGCTGTTCGGATATAATCTTTCCCGTTATCTGATGCAAAAAGCTAATGTCCGTAAAGGCTGGGGCGTTGGTCGTGTAATTATCCCGATAGTCGATACCGTGTATCAGCGCGAACTTGAAATACGCAACTTCGTATCGACACCGTATTTTCAGCTTCATGGTGAAACGGAAAAGGACAGCATAAAGGTCACTGTCACCGATAAGGAGAAATACGATACTCAGGAACAGGCACAGATGCGGCTTACAGAACTGTCATCGGGTGTCTTTCGGGTCGGCAGCATCGATACGAAAAAAGCTGTTGTCACTCCCCCAAAGATGTTTTCTCTCGATACGCTGCAAGGTAAGCTATCAAAGGACCTGGGCATGACACTCGACAAGTCGATGCCCATTATCCAGTCGTTATACGACAAGAAATTTATTACATATCCCCGCGCTGATACTGAGTATTTCGCAGAAGAAGAAAAAGCAGATGTATTCGCTGTTGCTGACAAGATGAATGCTGTATACTCCCTCGATCTTGAACACAAGGACACTAAAAAGATATTTGACAGCAGCAAGGTGGAAAGTCACTCCGCTATCAGACCTACGCTTAACTTTCCGACAAATGAAAGTGCTCTGTCCGATGATGAACAGAAGGTCTATAACACGATAGTCAAGCGTTTCTGCGCGGTATTTGCTCCGCCTTGTACCGTCAACAGGACCGTGATAGTTTTCACCAATGGCACTCACGAATTCAAAATTAAGGGTGATACTCCCCTTACTCCGGGTTTCCGTCGATATGAACCGCATAAGAAAACCGATGATAATGATGAGGATAACAAAACGCTCCCTTCTTTTTCTCCCGGAGAACTTGTATCATTCTCTTGGGTCATCGATAATAAGATGACAAAAGCCCCTCCGCGTTATACCATTGATTCCCTTAATGCGTACCTTAAAGCGCCTTTTGCTAAATCATCATCTGCCCAGGATAACGATGACTCCCCTGCCGATGACAGTGAACTGTATGAAGCTGTAAAAAAGGGTATGGAGATAGGCACTGTAGCAACCAGAACTGGACTTATAACCAAATGCGTAAAGACCTATAAATACATCGATATAAAGCAGGGAAAGTATTACTGCACCGAAAAAGGTGAAGCTTTCATTAGATATCTTCATCAGCTGAATATCGACCTTTTTACCGAAAGAAACATCGAATTCAACATGATGATAAAGTCGGTCGAACTTGGAAAAGAAACAATGCAGCACTCAATAGATAAAACAGCCGATGAACTTCGTAGGATAATCGCACAGGACGTTACCGTTTGTTCCGCACAGAAATTTACAGACAGCAACAGTTTAGGAAAATGCCCTTTCTGCGGCAGTGATATACTTGACGGTAACAAAAATTTCTATTGTTCGGCTTACAAAAGCGGGTGCAAATTCGTCATATTCAAAAATACATACTGTCACTTCTCGTTTGTTAAGGATGGAAAGGAAATAAACTACACCAAGCCCATGTCCCTGTCCAAATCCAACTGCAAGGCTCTTCTAAGCAGCGGCAGCACCACGGTCAGCATCGAGGAGAAGAACGGCAAGGGCAAGTACAAGATCGGCGTTACTTTCAAGCCTGATAATAAACATGAGTTTGTCGGTATAGAGCGTATCCGGGAGAAGAAAAAGGAAGTTTGA
- a CDS encoding DNA cytosine methyltransferase, with product MKESVYHGDIRKFDMSQLSPIDALAFGFPCNDFSVVGEQKGIEGVYGPLYTYGVKALKKFKPMWFLAENVGGLRTANDGKAFKKILSELKKAGYNIVPHLYKFEEYGIPQARHRIIIVGIRKDLDVVYRVPSPKPYKYIDNTCRTAIENPPIPADAFNNEKTKQSPHVVERLMHIKPGENAFTANLPEHLQLNVKGAKISQIYKRLDPCKPSYTVTGSGGGGTHIYHWKEPRALTNRERARLQTFPDSYEFIGSKEGVRKQIGMAVPCKGAKIIFEAILKCFADMSYEYIDSNIDE from the coding sequence ATAAAAGAAAGCGTTTATCACGGCGATATTCGGAAATTTGATATGTCACAATTGTCACCAATTGATGCTCTTGCTTTTGGTTTTCCTTGCAACGATTTCAGCGTTGTTGGCGAACAGAAAGGCATAGAGGGTGTATATGGTCCGCTGTATACATATGGTGTAAAAGCTCTAAAAAAGTTTAAACCAATGTGGTTCTTAGCTGAAAATGTTGGAGGATTACGAACAGCAAATGATGGAAAAGCTTTTAAAAAGATTCTATCAGAATTAAAAAAAGCAGGGTACAACATAGTCCCTCACCTTTACAAATTCGAAGAATATGGAATTCCTCAAGCTCGTCATCGTATAATTATAGTTGGTATAAGAAAAGATCTTGACGTTGTATATCGTGTCCCATCTCCAAAACCCTATAAATACATTGATAATACTTGCAGGACAGCTATTGAGAATCCTCCTATACCAGCAGATGCATTTAACAACGAAAAAACAAAACAATCACCTCATGTTGTTGAACGACTAATGCATATAAAACCAGGTGAAAATGCTTTTACGGCAAATCTTCCTGAACATCTGCAGCTAAATGTCAAAGGAGCAAAAATAAGCCAAATTTATAAGCGCCTTGATCCTTGCAAACCGTCATATACTGTTACCGGCAGTGGTGGCGGCGGAACACATATTTATCATTGGAAAGAACCAAGAGCATTAACCAATAGAGAAAGAGCAAGACTGCAAACATTTCCGGACTCATATGAGTTCATAGGCAGCAAGGAAGGCGTAAGAAAACAAATTGGTATGGCTGTACCATGCAAAGGCGCTAAAATTATATTTGAAGCAATTTTAAAATGCTTTGCAGATATGAGTTACGAATATATCGATTCAAATATTGACGAATAG
- a CDS encoding AAA family ATPase, translating to MDIINTNIGWPPENGKYFNTVLLYSDSWDDFFYHTTFHMVYADREGIINWIGTIKIYCYYIDKYRTDEYNKPVQKVIGTNIKKLDSNVFCSLGQDLNFYKKIIELIPKDYKDILNRLNDLATHPELHERFLNQHGVRTSLLRESSASKALNDALKLCLSGDIERNDMSFNYAVKLPFSKLISELHFNFSSSTNIPYRINVLIGKNGTGKTTILEYLANSLSGLKYSADEREEMFIGKRPLFDRVISISYSAFDKFIKRPSGHNNYNSISYVYCGIQSESGTLSLENLHSNLINSIKIIKEKKRIDSWKKVIGEIIEEEHSELIDQILNDPKNEIKLSSGQHILFCTITEAIANIENESIILFDEPELHLHPNAIANMMRMFSSLLNEFNSYAIIATHSPLIIQEIPSRYIQTLTRINNELLIRNPDIECFGEDITSITDDIFDVTNSESSYKSVLLAMSKTLSYDEILKEFNNNLSLNAKIYLKTCCKEK from the coding sequence ATGGACATAATAAATACAAACATAGGCTGGCCACCCGAAAATGGTAAATACTTCAACACCGTCTTACTTTACTCAGATAGTTGGGATGATTTTTTTTACCATACAACATTTCATATGGTATATGCAGATAGAGAAGGAATCATCAATTGGATTGGAACAATCAAAATATATTGCTATTACATTGATAAATATAGGACAGATGAATACAATAAACCAGTCCAAAAAGTAATCGGTACTAATATTAAAAAACTTGACAGCAACGTATTTTGTTCGCTAGGACAAGATTTGAACTTTTATAAGAAAATAATAGAGCTTATTCCTAAAGACTATAAAGATATACTAAATAGATTAAATGACCTTGCAACACATCCTGAGCTGCATGAAAGATTTCTTAACCAGCATGGCGTAAGAACCTCACTTTTAAGAGAATCCAGTGCTTCAAAAGCATTAAATGACGCCTTAAAATTATGCTTATCAGGCGATATAGAACGTAATGATATGTCATTTAATTATGCAGTTAAACTTCCGTTTTCGAAATTAATTTCGGAGCTGCATTTTAATTTCAGTAGCTCCACTAATATACCGTATAGAATCAATGTACTTATCGGAAAAAACGGTACGGGAAAAACAACAATTTTAGAATATCTAGCCAATTCACTAAGTGGTCTCAAATATTCTGCTGATGAACGTGAAGAAATGTTTATCGGAAAACGACCATTGTTTGATCGAGTAATCTCTATATCATACAGTGCATTCGATAAATTCATTAAACGTCCTTCTGGACACAACAATTATAACTCTATCAGTTATGTTTATTGTGGAATACAATCTGAATCGGGTACACTCTCATTAGAAAACTTACATTCAAATTTAATAAACTCAATAAAAATAATTAAAGAAAAAAAACGAATTGATTCTTGGAAAAAGGTAATTGGTGAAATAATAGAAGAAGAGCACAGTGAACTGATTGATCAAATACTAAATGATCCGAAAAATGAAATCAAGCTCAGTTCCGGACAACACATTCTTTTTTGTACTATAACAGAAGCTATAGCAAACATAGAAAACGAATCAATTATTCTGTTTGATGAACCTGAGCTTCATTTACATCCTAATGCTATTGCTAATATGATGAGAATGTTCTCATCATTATTGAATGAGTTTAACTCATATGCTATAATAGCTACTCATTCTCCGTTAATTATACAAGAGATACCATCAAGATATATTCAGACACTCACTAGAATAAACAACGAACTGTTAATTAGGAATCCTGATATTGAATGCTTTGGAGAAGATATTACAAGTATTACGGATGATATATTCGATGTTACTAATTCTGAAAGTAGTTATAAATCCGTGTTATTAGCAATGAGTAAAACTCTTTCATATGATGAAATATTGAAAGAATTCAATAATAATCTTTCTCTTAATGCAAAAATATATTTAAAAACATGCTGTAAGGAGAAGTAA